A part of Fusarium oxysporum Fo47 chromosome III, complete sequence genomic DNA contains:
- a CDS encoding t-SNARE, with product MMSSTNDEDPFLQVQQDVLNQMANARPLFASYLRIRSLSTDANSPELASARSDLESALSSLADDLADLVASVRAVESEPSQFGLSPHEVTRRKRLVQEVGGEIDDMHDELAKKVDAGDLPDPNAFAIDGDAEDNYAEFEQQQQMEMMHEQDQHLDGVFQTVGNLRRQADDMGRELEEQREMLEEVDTVADRVGGRLATGVQKLQYVMRQNEDRYSSCCIAVLIFVLILLLILLLIL from the exons ATGATGTCCTCTACCAACGACGAGGATCCTTTCCTCCAGGTCCAACA AGATGTTCTCAACCAGATGGCGAATGCCCGGCCTCTATTTGCATCATATCTCCGGATCCGCTCGCTTTCCACGGATGCCAATTCTCCTGAACTCGCATCAGCTCGCTCCGATCTCGAGTCCGCCTTGTCATCCCTTGCCGACGACTTAGCAGATCTGGTCGCATCTGTTCGAGCTGTTGAATCCGAACCGTCGCAATTTGGCCTATCACCACATGAAGTCACGCGACGAAAACGACTCGTCCAAGAGGTTGGCGGCGAGATCGATGATATGCACGATGAGCTCGCCAAAAAAGTGGACGCGGGCGACTTGCCTGACCCGAATGCGTTTGCCATTGATGGTGATGCGGAGGATAACTATGCCGAGTTCgagcaacaacagcagaTGGAAATGATGCACGAGCAGGATCAGCATCTGGACGGCGTGTTTCAAACAGTGGGTAACTTACGTCGCCAGGCGGATGACATGGGCAGAGAGCTCGAGGAGCAGCGTGAGATGTTGGAGGAGGTAGATACCGTGGCTGATCGCGTTGGTGGCCGGTTGGCAACAGGCGTTCAGAAACTTCAGTATGTGATGCGACAGAACGAGGACCGATACAGCAGTTGCTGTATAGCGGTTCTGATATTCGTCCTCATCCTATTGTTGATTCTCCTTCTAATCCTGTGA
- a CDS encoding ferritin-like domain-containing protein, with amino-acid sequence MASLKTILFGLFATTALAMPSGPRFSKRQLQYHDLSKRQNAAAAAAGLSDLDILQFALTLEHLEDTFYREAFLTLSDEAFAPLGLSTQTLDDIKAIGKTEAAHVVLLQSALAGNGITPVQECKYDFKGATADPAAMVATAAILESVGVSAYLGAAPLLSDPAILGTAGAILTVEARHQTAIRIFSQAKAVPQPLDTALGPRAVFSLAAPFITECPEGSNLKIEAFPTLAMAEGQDVKAVAIGTKVKLASEAAAGATHCGFTSGGQLPGGTKFTTFTEGEGCEVPQGAAGVVYVTLTSAGPLEGVLSDDITVAGPMVLTLS; translated from the exons ATGGCATCTCTCAAGACTATTCTCTTCGGCCTCTTTGCCACCACGGCTTTGGCGATGCCTTCTGGCCCTAGATTTTCCAAGAGACAACTTCAGTATCACGACTTGTCCAAGCGCCAgaatgctgctgctgctgctgctggcctCAGTGACTTAGATATCCTCCAATT CGCCTTGACACTGGAGCATCTTGAGGATACCTTCTACCGCGAGGCTTTTCTAACCCTCTCCGACGAAGCCTTCGCCCCTCTCGGCCTCTCAACACAAACccttgacgacatcaaggCCATTGGCAAAACCGAGGCTGCTCACGTAGTCCTCCTTCAGTCTGCCCTCGCAGGTAATGGCATCACACCTGTCCAAGAGTGCAAATACGACTTCAAAGGCGCAACAGCCGACCCAGCTGCCATGGTTGCAACAGCTGCTATTCTCGAGAGTGTTGGTGTCTCGGCCTATCTGGGCGCAGCGCCACTGCTCTCTGACCCTGCTATCCTCGGCACCGCTGGCGCAATTCTTACTGTTGAAGCACGGCATCAGACCGCCATCAGGATATTTTCTCAGGCAAAGGCAGTTCCTCAACCTCTCGATACCGCCCTTGGACCCCGGGCAGTTTTCTCACTCGCCGCACCCTTCATCACGGAATGCCCTGAGGGTTCTAACCTCAAGATCGAAGCGTTCCCAACTCTCGCTATGGCAGAGGGCCAGGACGTCAAGGCTGTAGCCATTGGAACTAAAGTGAAGCTTGCTTCCGAGGCTGCCGCTGGAGCCACGCACTGTGGTTTTACTTCTGGAGGTCAGCTTCCTGGTGGAACCAAATTCACTACGTTCACTGAGGGAGAGGGCTGCGAAGTTCCCCAAGGAGCTGCGGGCGTTGTCTACGTGACCTTGACCAGTGCTGGACCTTTGGAGGGCGTTTTGTCAGATGACATTACTGTGGCTGGGCCTATGGTACTGACCCTTTCTTAA
- a CDS encoding ACT domain-containing protein, whose amino-acid sequence MNAQVSFLDGTYTLIHIPLSLYSTLLQPILRVLLPQSQGTGGLRDSPEYELQGLTPDGQHGFLNISITPLECSVVCHTSWAQNVFEPVLKAMPRDIAKTVSVSKESYMVLSVISAGLDAGGRVMELTSPLALAGIPIFFITTYYSDFILVPTKERENVVKSLIAKGFELSDNESNFITSAANHKQGTGLSATSPPHEGLPLNVAELQTRIFGTLKKRHVAPQIEEALELVQCSGREASQLANFTHQRPSISRHATGNGRRPSWADNVDTKLYTCIISALVSQPRFMSVTLAQDDPPSLLLDKNLLDIFGDSLVGDTDASLIPIFLDLKTLPLEATGIVCGVAGILVQDTQIAASSELSYLSTAQAGAVILSEEQSVRAMGILKPLLSEEL is encoded by the exons ATGAACGCGCAGGTATCATTTCTT GATGGCACATATACGCTGATTCACATCCCTCTCAGCCTCTACTCGACCCTGCTCCAGCCAATTCTCCGAGTACTTCTGCCACAATCTCAGGGAACGGGAGGCCTGCGCGATTCGCCCGAGTACGAGTTGCAGGGACTCACACCTGATGGCCAGCATGGCTTTCTGAATATTAGCATCACTCCTCTTGAGTGTTCGGTTGTCTGTCACACCTCATGGGCTCAAAATGTCTTCGAGCCAGTCCTTAAAGCCATGCCGCGCGACATTGCGAAAACTGTTTCCGTTTCCAAAGAATCCTATATGGTACTTTCAGTCATAAGCGCTGGGCTTGATGCAGGCGGTCGTGTGATGGAATTGACCTCTCCGCTAGCCCTCGCTGGTATccccatcttcttcatcacgaCCTATTACTCAGACTTCATCCTAGTCCCTACGAAAGAGCGGGAAAACGTGGTCAAGTCTCTCATCGCAAAAGGCTTCGAGCTGTCCGACAACGAGTCCAACTTCATCACTTCCGCTGCCAATCACAAGCAGGGCACTGGGTTGTCTGCAACTTCTCCGCCACATGAGGGCCTCCCTCTCAATGTCGCTGAGTTGCAAACACGCATTTTTGGTACACTTAAGAAGAGGCATGTGGCACCCCAGATTGAGGAAGCGCTTGAATTGGTGCAATGTTCAGGTCGCGAAGCATCGCAGCTTGCAAACTTCACCCATCAAAGGCCTTCAATCAGCCGTCACGCAACAGGAAACGGCCGCCGACCAAGTTGGGCAGACAATGTGGACACAAAGCTCTACACATGCATCATCTCAGCGCTCGTCTCGCAGCCTCGATTTATGTCCGTCACTCTTGCTCAGGATGACCCGCCATCCCTCTTGCTCGACAAGAATCTTCTCGACATATTTGGCGACTCCCTCGTTGGGGACACAGATGCTAGCCTGATACCGATCTTCCTGGACTTGAAAACTCTTCCTCTGGAGGCCACGGGTATTGTTTGCGGTGTCGCTGGTATACTCGTACAAGACACCCAGATAGCGGCGAGTTCTGAATTATCTTATCTCTCGACTGCTCAGGCAGGTGCTGTGATTCTTTCTGAAGAGCAGTCTGTCAGGGCTATGGGTATATTGAAGCCATTGCTCAGTGAAGAGCTGTGA
- a CDS encoding GLE1-like protein-domain-containing protein, which translates to MTFSSPVRRNQLLSSPDRNIAATFLLDSRNNELNHRDALAAAQLEHDRVRQAAIRVYELHELQEEHKRIVAEERREEERLKAEAAVVAEEKRLRELKAKTVPRLPPEPAPQPPSPAKPEPTKTNGATQIKDVTPALDAKKPIVSPATGPASASATTASFTQTKPSNQFGTTQPASESLPQKSNGATIQSTSLAATTIPQPAVKPAAPTVQPVQSKSAPSIDRYSQIHQELKKLRKELQAQSKVAGSPLKGKLGAARREIRVAIGQLTGGKGANAQPINKITAALKEALEGRIPSPPIDVSLFVVDKREPVEGSPNNEATLPSLFIYLINICAKGIVSQFINEGGANPKAADPVGVFAAHIFSTKEFQWRGQSLVDILMAKYRIVCPVLFGHRGSDKTERGRMAIGWKKDGPSWITEQSHNDRMTGLGAGFASLSLRDFGKSSKKNPYPPTNYWRALAYIVNSPPNETSNTQYVVLRSMIQGHEQRFLNFYGNAALAALRLALIEFPKKAPQNATAAGSLAALADVLKTESGLILT; encoded by the exons ATGACATTCTCGTCGCCCGTGAGGCGCAATCAGTTGCTTTCCAGCCCGGATCGCAACATAGCAGCAACTTTCCTTCTCGACTCGCGAAACAATGAACTGAACCATCGGGATGCTCTGGCTGCAGCGCAACTAGAGCATGACCGCGTACGCCAAGCAGCTATACGGGTGTATGAGCTCCATGAGCTACAGGAGGAGCACAAGCGCATTGTTGCTGAGGAGCGtagagaggaggagaggctCAAAGCGGAAGCTGCAGTAGTTGCGGAAGAAAAAAGACTACGGGAGCTCAAGGCAAAGACGGTCCCTCGTTTACCCCCAGAGCCCGCACCGCAACCACCTTCTCCAGCCAAACCGGAACCTACGAAGACGAACGGAGCAACTCAAATCAAAGATGTGACACCGGCCTTAGATGCAAAGAAACCCATTGTCTCTCCTGCGACAGGCCCGGCATCAGCTTCCGCTACGACAGCAAGTTTTACTCAAACGAAACCGAGCAACCAATTCGGCACCACACAACCTGCTTCTGAAAGCCTACCACAGAAGTCAAACGGGGCTACAATACAATCTACATCCCTAGCTGCTACGACCATTCCTCAGCCCGCAGTCAAACCTGCAGCGCCCACAGTACAGCCTGTGCAGTCTAAATCTGCACCCAGCATTGACCGCTATTCCCAGATTCAccaagagctcaagaaacTACGAAAAGAGTTGCAAGCTCAATCCAAGGTCGCCGGGTCGCCTCTTAAGGGCAAGCTGGGTGCTGCTCGACGAGAAATTCGAGTTGCTATTGGTCAATTGACGGGTGGGAAGGGTGCAAATGCCCAACCT ATCAACAAAATTACGGCAGCACTGAAAGAGGCTTTGGAAGGCCGGATACCAAGTCCTCCGATTGATGTCAGTCTCTTTGTGGTTGATAAAAGAGAGCCCGTGGAAGGCTCTCCAAACAACGAGGCTACTCTGCCCTCACTCTTCATATATCTCATAAACATCTGCGCCAAGGGTATTGTCAGCCAATTCATTAACGAGGGTGGCGCAAATCCTAAGGCTGCAGACCCTGTTGGTGTATTTGCAGCTCATATCTTCTCCACCAAGGAATTCCAATGGCGAGGTCAGTCTTTAGTCGATATTCTCATGGCCAAATATCGAATAGTGTGCCCAGTGCTATTCGGCCACAGAGGCAGTGACAAAACTGAACGCGGCCGTATGGCAATCGGCTGGAAGAAGGACGGGCCATCATGGATTACCGAACAAAGCCATAACGATAGGATGACTGGCTTGGGCGCCGGCTTTGCTTCTCTATCTCTGAGAGATTTCGGCAAATCTTCCAAAAAGAACCCCTACCCACCCACAAATTACTGGAGGGCGCTCGCTTACATTGTCAACTCACCGCCCAATGAGACGTCAAACACTCAATATGTGGTGCTGCGATCCATGATTCAGGGACACGAGCAGCGTTTTCTCAATTTCTACGGCAATGCAGCTTTGGCAGCACTACGACTTGCTCTCATCGAGTTCCCCAAGAAGGCACCGCAAAATGCGACTGCTGCTGGCTCCTTGGCTGCTCTGGCAGATGTGCTCAAGACCGAATCTGGGTTGATCTTGACTTAG
- a CDS encoding methyltransferase domain-containing protein — MIPENPLPFNGNFSSPEEYIDELLKFVRTSETFQILCGGVHILDFFTIEPGLFHYAIPKEWHAFILSRSLMEFLDLLMRDDLDNLKLEGEQPPASLIDYIRAVRSLSLGRSFTPPSEKLPVLPRSVAVGMNVKKTHEVTNFADYLARLSKDISSQCGYEISHYVDFGSGQNYLGRAMASEPYNRHVVAVEGRENNVTAARGLDVSSGLAVKPKVMRNKKLWTKILEARGPDGQEDPEALAKAIREVAGDEAFEFRPVKELEAEYTVEKGKGSVQYISGRLETGDLADVIAQINPGSQTEDEKKGLSLMAMSIHSCGNLSHFGIRSLVLNPDIRAVAIVGCCYNLMTEKLGPPTYKHAFLRPTLQAVNGRLVRESEKHDPQGFPMSQKFSAYQGDGVRLNITARMMACQAPQNWTEKESAGFFSRHFYRAVLQKMFLDRGVVKKVRHTGSQGESQADTAASTQDDSESPFDISTNPVIIGSLRKSCYGSFKSYVRGAVEKLTTNNEYKQYADVMQEKMGDISDEEIERYEALYMPRKKELCAVWSLMAFSAMAVESLIVSDRWTFLKEHDDLVRHAWVETVFDYEQSPRNLVVVGVKR, encoded by the coding sequence ATGATACCAGAAAATCCCCTGCCATTCAATGGCAACTTCTCCTCGCCAGAGGAATATATCGATGAGCTTCTTAAATTCGTGCGAACGTCTGAGACTTTTCAGATTCTCTGCGGCGGGGTCCATATCCTCGACTTTTTCACCATCGAGCCTGGTCTCTTTCATTATGCCATTCCCAAAGAATGGCACGCATTCATCCTCTCAAGGAGTCTCATGGAgtttcttgaccttctcatGCGGGATGATTTAGACAATCTAAAGCTGGAAGGAGAGCAGCCGCCAGCGAGCCTCATAGATTACATTCGAGCAGTCCGTAGTCTTTCTCTTGGCCGATCATTTACGCCCCCTTCAGAGAAATTGCCGGTCCTGCCACGGTCGGTAGCTGTGGGCATGAACGTCAAAAAGACTCACGAAGTCACCAACTTCGCGGACTACCTGGCCCGACTATCAAAAGACATCAGTTCGCAGTGCGGCTATGAGATATCTCACTACGTGGACTTCGGTAGCGGCCAAAACTATCTGGGCCGGGCCATGGCAAGCGAGCCTTATAACAGGCATGTTGTAGCTGTCGAGGGACGAGAGAACAACGTCACGGCAGCGAGAGGTCTAGACGTGTCTTCTGGATTAGCCGTTAAGCCAAAGGTCATGAGGAACAAGAAGCTATGGACGAAGATTTTAGAAGCGCGGGGGCCTGATGGCCAAGAGGACCCAGAGGCCTTGGCCAAGGCTATTCGCGAGGTTGCAGGAGATGAAGCTTTTGAGTTTAGACCTGtcaaagaactcgaagccgAATATACCGTGGAAAAAGGTAAGGGGTCTGTTCAGTACATCTCAGGTCGACTGGAAACTGGCGACCTGGCCGACGTCATTGCCCAAATCAACCCTGGGAGTCAAActgaagacgagaagaagggccTAAGCCTGATGGCTATGTCAATCCATTCTTGCGGAAATCTGTCACACTTTGGAATCCGCTCTCTGGTCCTCAACCCGGACATTCGAGCCGTGGCCATCGTTGGGTGTTGTTACAACCTGATGACCGAGAAACTCGGTCCTCCAACATACAAGCACGCTTTCTTGAGGCCGACTCTCCAAGCTGTCAACGGTCGGCTCGTTCGGGAATCAGAAAAGCATGACCCACAGGGATTCCCGATGAGCCAGAAGTTTTCTGCATATCAGGGAGATGGCGTGCGATTGAACATCACAGCCCGCATGATGGCTTGCCAAGCACCGCAGAATTGGACCGAGAAGGAGAGTGCTGGATTCTTCTCTCGACATTTCTACCGAGCAGTCTTGCAAAAGATGTTCCTTGATCGAGGCGTGGTGAAGAAAGTGCGGCATACAGGTAGCCAAGGAGAATCACAGGCGGATACTGCAGCCTCAACCCAGGATGACAGTGAGAGCCCCTTCGACATCAGCACCAATCCAGTCATCATTGGATCACTCAGGAAAAGTTGCTATGGGTCGTTCAAGTCCTATGTCCGCGGCGCGGTGGAGAAGCTCACGACAAACAACGAGTACAAACAGTATGCAGACGTGATGCAGGAGAAAATGGGCGACATCTCAGACGAGGAGATCGAGAGGTACGAGGCATTGTATATGCCTCGGAAAAAGGAGCTATGTGCTGTCTGGAGCCTCATGGCATTCAGTGCGATGGCAGTCGAATCCCTTATTGTATCAGACCGGTGGACATTTCTGAAAGAACACGACGATCTCGTCCGTCACGCGTGGGTCGAGACGGTGTTTGACTATGAACAAAGTCCGAGAAACctggttgttgttggagtTAAGCGATGA